From Deinococcus terrestris, the proteins below share one genomic window:
- the rplL gene encoding 50S ribosomal protein L7/L12, whose amino-acid sequence MAYDKQALIDQLSTLTIMELADLIDGLKETWGVTAAVAVSGGGAAAAAPVEEKTEFDVVLIDAGSSKINVIKEIRAITGLGLKEAKDLSEKGGALKEGVSKDDAEKMKAQLEAAGARVELK is encoded by the coding sequence ATGGCTTACGACAAGCAGGCTCTGATCGACCAGCTCAGCACCCTCACCATCATGGAACTCGCCGACCTCATCGACGGCCTCAAGGAAACCTGGGGCGTGACCGCAGCTGTGGCCGTCTCGGGTGGCGGCGCCGCCGCCGCTGCGCCCGTCGAGGAGAAGACCGAGTTTGACGTCGTGCTGATCGATGCGGGCTCCAGCAAGATCAACGTCATCAAGGAAATCCGCGCCATCACGGGCTTGGGGCTGAAGGAAGCCAAGGACCTCAGCGAGAAGGGCGGCGCCCTCAAGGAAGGCGTCAGCAAGGACGACGCCGAGAAGATGAAGGCGCAGCTCGAAGCCGCTGGCGCCCGCGTCGAGCTGAAGTAG
- a CDS encoding cold-shock protein produces MAVGRVKWFNAEKGYGFIETEGSEDVFAHFSAIQAQGFKKLNEGDEVEFEIEAGQRGKGPQAKNIVVTKAAPAPAYGDRPAPRRDNNRW; encoded by the coding sequence ATGGCAGTAGGCAGAGTGAAGTGGTTTAACGCGGAAAAGGGTTACGGATTCATCGAGACGGAAGGCAGCGAGGACGTGTTCGCACACTTCAGCGCCATCCAGGCTCAGGGCTTCAAGAAGCTCAACGAGGGCGACGAGGTCGAGTTCGAAATCGAAGCTGGCCAGCGCGGCAAGGGTCCCCAGGCCAAGAACATCGTCGTGACGAAGGCCGCCCCGGCCCCCGCCTACGGCGACCGTCCGGCCCCCCGCCGCGACAACAACCGCTGGTAA
- the rpoB gene encoding DNA-directed RNA polymerase subunit beta, which yields MTLTNQKPRIERFGEITEVIPLPELTEVQVNSFKAFLQDDRAPDGRDNAGLQSAFREVFPIDETEKGRSTGLVLDFLEYRLGEAPYTPEECREKDLTYQAPMYAKLQLIHKDSGLIKEDQVFLGDLPLMTDDGSFVINGADRVVISQIHRSPGVYFTSSYKGIKKLYTAAIIPMPKRGPWIELEFAGGVLEMKVNKRKFPVAMLLRVLGYDDAQLRALFTEFDADLELPEDKSAGMSADEALLRLFTVLRPGDPPKRDKAIQYLYGLLADPKRYDLGDPGRFKMNTKLGTSRQERTLLTFQDGRFSDAGLVDTIRYLMALQHGLEAVTIGADEDGVANEVPVTEDDIDHLGNRRVRTVGELLADQLRVGMGRMARGVRERMLLGNPDAATPTKLVNNRPIVAAMREFFGRSQLSQFKDQTNPLSDLRHKRRISALGPGGLTRERAGFDVRDVHRTHYGRICPIETPEGANIGLISSLSSYSKVNELGFIEAPYRRVENGRVTDDVVYMTADIEDRYTIAQANSPLNADGTFADERVLARRKGDPLLYTPDEVDFMDVSPKQIVSINTSLIPFLEHDDANRALMGSNMQSQAVPLIRADSPAVGTGVEERVVSDSGTSVISDVNGRVSYVDSRVIQVTLTEDAPQAGMVTGNIRTFELVRFTRSNQGTNLDQHPIVNVGDEIVRGQVIADGPASDLGRLALGQNITIAIMPFDGFNFEDAICISEGLVRKDFYTSVHIEKDEIEARDTKLGPEKITRDIPGLSEAALRDLDEDGIVRVGAEVKPGDILVGKTSFKGESEPTPEERLLRSIFGEKAREVKDTSLRVQSGQGGIVVKTVRFRRGDEGVDLKPGVREMVRVYVAQKRQLQVGDKVANRHGNKGVVSKILPPEDMPYLEDGTPVDLVFNPLGVPSRMNLGQILETHLGEVARLTGQKFVTPVFDSATEVAIKEMLEVAAAERLQRRKDEGFEVDKREQEVLERAGKLGVINAPGEDYEPAQMQLARTGKSILFDGRTGEPISGPVVVGTMYVMKLYHMVEDKLHARSTGPYSLITQQPLGGKAQFGGQRFGEMEVWALEAYGAAHTLQEMLTIKSDDIDGRDAAYQSIVKGEEVSGSTIPESFKVLVKELHSLGLDVEVLDNGDRPVDIFEGMMPKR from the coding sequence ATGACCCTGACGAACCAGAAACCGCGCATCGAGCGGTTCGGTGAGATCACCGAAGTGATCCCGCTGCCCGAACTGACCGAGGTGCAGGTCAACTCCTTCAAGGCCTTTTTGCAAGACGACCGCGCCCCCGATGGGCGCGACAACGCGGGGCTCCAGAGCGCTTTCCGCGAGGTCTTTCCCATCGACGAAACCGAGAAGGGCCGCTCGACGGGTCTGGTGCTGGACTTCTTGGAATACCGCCTCGGTGAAGCGCCCTACACCCCCGAGGAATGCCGCGAGAAGGACCTGACCTATCAGGCCCCGATGTACGCCAAGCTCCAGCTGATCCATAAGGACTCCGGGCTGATCAAGGAAGATCAGGTGTTCCTGGGCGACCTGCCGCTGATGACCGACGACGGTTCCTTCGTGATCAACGGGGCCGACCGCGTGGTGATCTCGCAGATCCACCGCTCGCCCGGCGTGTACTTCACGTCCTCCTACAAGGGGATCAAGAAGCTGTACACGGCGGCGATCATCCCCATGCCCAAGCGCGGCCCCTGGATCGAGCTGGAGTTCGCGGGCGGCGTGCTGGAGATGAAGGTCAACAAGCGCAAGTTCCCGGTGGCGATGCTGCTGCGGGTGCTGGGTTACGACGACGCCCAGCTGCGGGCGCTCTTCACCGAGTTCGACGCTGACCTCGAACTGCCCGAGGACAAGAGCGCGGGCATGAGCGCCGACGAGGCGCTGCTGCGCCTGTTCACCGTGCTGCGCCCCGGCGACCCGCCCAAGCGCGACAAGGCGATCCAGTACCTCTACGGCCTGCTGGCCGATCCCAAGCGCTATGACCTGGGCGACCCTGGCCGCTTCAAGATGAACACCAAGCTGGGCACCTCCCGGCAGGAGCGCACGCTGCTGACCTTCCAGGACGGCCGCTTCAGCGACGCCGGGCTGGTGGACACCATCCGCTACCTGATGGCGCTCCAGCACGGCCTGGAAGCGGTGACCATCGGGGCCGATGAGGACGGCGTGGCGAACGAAGTACCCGTTACCGAGGACGACATCGACCACCTCGGCAACCGCCGCGTGCGGACGGTGGGCGAGCTGCTCGCCGACCAGCTGCGCGTGGGCATGGGCCGGATGGCGCGGGGCGTGCGCGAGCGGATGCTGCTCGGGAACCCCGACGCGGCGACCCCCACCAAGCTGGTGAACAACCGCCCCATCGTGGCGGCGATGCGCGAGTTCTTCGGGCGCAGCCAGCTCTCGCAGTTCAAGGACCAGACCAACCCGCTCTCCGACCTGCGCCACAAGCGCCGCATCTCGGCCCTGGGGCCGGGGGGCCTGACGCGTGAACGCGCGGGCTTCGACGTGCGCGACGTGCACCGCACGCACTACGGGCGCATCTGCCCCATCGAGACGCCGGAAGGCGCGAACATCGGCCTGATCTCCTCGCTGTCCTCGTACTCGAAGGTCAACGAGCTGGGCTTTATCGAGGCGCCGTACCGCCGGGTCGAGAACGGGCGCGTCACCGACGACGTGGTCTACATGACCGCCGACATCGAGGACCGCTACACCATCGCGCAGGCGAACTCGCCGCTGAACGCGGACGGCACCTTCGCCGACGAGCGCGTGCTGGCCCGCCGCAAGGGCGACCCCCTCCTGTACACGCCCGACGAAGTGGACTTCATGGACGTGTCGCCCAAGCAGATCGTCTCCATCAACACCAGCCTGATTCCCTTCCTGGAACACGACGACGCCAACCGGGCGCTGATGGGCTCGAACATGCAGTCGCAGGCCGTGCCGCTCATCCGCGCCGACAGCCCCGCCGTGGGCACGGGCGTCGAGGAGCGCGTGGTGAGCGACTCCGGCACCAGCGTGATCAGCGACGTGAACGGTCGCGTGAGCTACGTGGACTCGCGCGTCATCCAGGTGACGCTGACCGAGGACGCGCCGCAGGCCGGAATGGTGACGGGCAACATCCGCACCTTCGAGCTCGTGCGCTTCACGCGGTCGAACCAGGGCACCAACCTCGACCAGCACCCCATCGTGAACGTGGGCGACGAGATCGTGCGCGGGCAGGTCATCGCGGACGGCCCGGCCTCCGACCTTGGGCGCCTCGCGCTCGGGCAGAACATCACCATCGCGATCATGCCCTTCGACGGCTTCAACTTCGAAGACGCGATCTGCATCTCCGAGGGGCTGGTCCGCAAGGACTTCTACACCTCGGTCCACATCGAGAAGGACGAGATCGAGGCCCGCGACACCAAGCTCGGCCCGGAGAAGATCACCCGCGACATCCCCGGCCTCAGTGAAGCGGCGCTGCGTGACCTTGACGAGGACGGCATCGTGCGCGTGGGGGCGGAAGTCAAGCCCGGCGACATCCTCGTCGGCAAGACCAGCTTCAAGGGCGAGTCCGAGCCGACCCCCGAAGAGCGGCTGCTGCGCTCGATCTTCGGCGAGAAGGCCCGCGAGGTGAAGGACACCTCCCTGCGCGTGCAGTCCGGTCAGGGCGGCATCGTGGTGAAGACCGTGCGCTTCCGCCGGGGCGACGAGGGTGTGGACCTCAAGCCCGGCGTGCGCGAGATGGTGCGCGTGTACGTGGCCCAGAAGCGCCAGCTTCAGGTCGGCGACAAGGTGGCGAACCGCCACGGGAACAAGGGCGTGGTCTCCAAGATCCTGCCCCCCGAGGACATGCCCTACCTGGAAGACGGGACCCCGGTGGACCTCGTTTTCAACCCGCTCGGCGTGCCCTCGCGCATGAACCTCGGTCAGATTCTGGAAACGCACCTCGGCGAGGTGGCTCGCCTGACCGGGCAGAAGTTCGTGACGCCCGTGTTCGACTCCGCGACCGAAGTGGCGATCAAGGAGATGCTGGAAGTCGCTGCCGCCGAACGCCTGCAACGGCGCAAGGACGAGGGCTTCGAGGTGGACAAGCGCGAGCAGGAAGTGCTGGAGCGTGCCGGGAAGCTGGGCGTGATCAACGCGCCGGGCGAGGACTACGAGCCTGCCCAGATGCAGCTCGCCCGCACCGGCAAGAGCATCCTGTTCGACGGGCGCACCGGCGAGCCGATCTCCGGCCCGGTCGTGGTGGGCACCATGTACGTCATGAAGCTCTACCACATGGTCGAGGACAAGCTGCACGCCCGCTCGACCGGCCCCTACAGCCTCATCACCCAGCAGCCGCTGGGCGGCAAGGCGCAGTTCGGCGGCCAGCGCTTCGGCGAGATGGAAGTGTGGGCACTCGAGGCCTACGGCGCGGCGCACACCCTGCAGGAGATGCTGACGATCAAGTCCGACGACATCGACGGACGCGACGCCGCCTACCAGAGCATCGTCAAGGGTGAAGAAGTCTCCGGCAGCACCATCCCCGAGTCCTTCAAGGTGCTTGTCAAGGAGCTGCACTCCCTCGGCCTCGATGTCGAGGTGCTCGACAACGGGGACCGTCCGGTGGACATCTTTGAAGGGATGATGCCGAAGCGCTGA
- a CDS encoding DNA-directed RNA polymerase subunit beta', which produces MKDFNKVRIAIASPARIREWSFGEVEKPETINYRTLKPEREGLFDERIFGPMKDYECACGKYKRQRYEGKVCERCGVEVTSSKVRRYRMGHIDLATPAAHIWYVKDTPSKIGTLLDLSAGQLEKVLYFSSFLVTDPRNAQKDGRPLKRGELLSDDEYRELRFGRQETYTIPNGQEAVIRDGEYVTRGQTLGGNVVSKMDGLAQYRFPRRAEIAYAEQVEASLPLPADVLVEQETFRAGEILAELEADVTITAPVDGTAFLHDMGEDSVMVEIRDTTTAPDEDTAAPQGDVLARVYVPHGMNVAVAEGEIVEAGSVLASASAGDRLRVSRDSRLSDVTFPKKKGDVKVTAHWTRRAEYRIEPQMHVLVGDGSEVRAGQKVVGAIDKEEEVIAEADGVITLHAPASIIVSKAKVYAYQDEPLVVNGDRVEPGDELADSGNLRSEISGRIEIDLVRKQVRVIESYDFEAKMGAEAVKELLDDLDLDQLEAELGEAMKDNSRHKRAKARKRLEVTRAFKRSGNHPSWMVLETVPVMPPDLRPMVQVDGGRFATSDLNDLYRRLINRNNRLKKLMSQGAPDMIIRNEKRMLQEAVDALIDNGRRGSPVTNPGSDRSLRSLTDLLGGKQGRFRQNLLGKRVDYSGRSVIVVGPQLKLHQCGVPKRMALELFKPFLFKVLEEKGEVTNIKQARKMLERYRDTRDSVWDALEEVIEDKVVLLNRAPTLHRLGIQAFEPVLVEGQSIQLHPLVCEAFNADFDGDQMAIHVPLSAYAQAEARIQMLSAHNLLSPANGEPNVKPSRDIILGIFTLTQLRRDNLGAGTEFGSEQDALSALNEGRVALNTPITVNGQETSPGRLKYVFSNPDEAIMAVERGEIDHQDHVRIMLNGTLHETSAGRVMFRRLVQEALGAQAHLVDTLVNLETAYEKDHLKDMVMACYKELGVEATAGLLDALKDSGFKLSTTSGITIGIDDIVLPPNKAELLAEADGKLREIEQNYEFGFMTEEERYKQVVQLWNDTTDEVKNAVFENFSQNYPFNPLWIMSQSGARGNPQQIRQLAGMRGLMARPDGSTIEVPIKASFREGLTVLEYFISTHGARKGGADTALRTADSGYLTRKLVDVAHEVVVRDVDCGTTDYTVMPLGATDERTGEWRSRKGSEIETSIYGRTLTADVDLSDGRVIEAGAMLSLEDVKAITRDAKALGEVFVRTPLNCRVKAGVCQKCYGYDLSQAKPVSMGEAVGVVAAESIGEPGTQLTMRTFHTGGVAGGGDITMGLPRVIELFEARKPKTQAVVADRDGVVRIEEEEERYLVRIEAEDEQYSSKTATKISKGLRLIVRDGDRVEAGQPLTRGAINPHDLLLYKDTDAAQRYLVEEVQRVYRSQGVKVHDKHIEVIVRQMLRYVEITEGGDTDLLEGQTVERWEVDQANEALADGQTPASWKPVLLGITKSSLTTKSWLSAASFQHTTHVLTEASMRGQVDELIGLKENVILGKLIPAGTGLTTVREMQVADDRTLEKYGEAGSSTDSVTGTGRYDDTRPGSVTNTPSYGD; this is translated from the coding sequence ATGAAAGATTTCAACAAGGTCCGTATCGCGATCGCCAGCCCCGCCCGCATCCGCGAGTGGAGCTTCGGCGAGGTCGAGAAGCCGGAAACCATCAACTACCGCACCCTGAAGCCTGAGCGCGAGGGCCTCTTCGACGAGCGCATCTTCGGGCCGATGAAGGATTACGAGTGCGCCTGCGGCAAGTACAAGCGCCAGCGCTACGAGGGCAAGGTCTGCGAGCGCTGCGGCGTCGAGGTGACGAGCAGCAAGGTGCGCCGCTACCGCATGGGCCATATCGACCTCGCCACGCCTGCCGCGCACATCTGGTACGTGAAGGACACGCCCAGCAAGATCGGCACTCTGCTCGACCTGTCGGCCGGGCAACTGGAAAAGGTTCTGTACTTCTCCTCCTTCCTGGTGACCGACCCCCGCAACGCGCAAAAGGACGGGCGCCCGCTCAAGCGCGGCGAACTGCTCAGCGACGACGAGTACCGCGAACTGCGCTTCGGGCGGCAGGAGACGTACACCATCCCCAACGGGCAGGAAGCCGTCATCCGTGACGGCGAGTACGTGACGCGTGGGCAGACCCTGGGCGGCAACGTGGTCTCCAAGATGGACGGCCTCGCGCAGTACCGCTTCCCCCGCCGCGCCGAGATCGCCTACGCCGAGCAGGTCGAGGCCTCGCTGCCCCTGCCCGCCGACGTGCTGGTCGAGCAGGAGACGTTCCGTGCGGGCGAGATTCTGGCCGAGCTGGAAGCGGACGTGACGATCACGGCGCCCGTGGACGGGACCGCTTTCCTGCACGACATGGGCGAGGACTCCGTGATGGTGGAGATCCGCGACACCACCACCGCCCCCGACGAGGACACCGCCGCGCCCCAGGGCGACGTGCTGGCCCGCGTGTATGTCCCGCACGGGATGAACGTGGCCGTGGCCGAAGGCGAGATCGTGGAAGCGGGCAGCGTCCTTGCGAGCGCCTCGGCGGGCGACCGCCTGCGCGTGAGCCGCGACAGCCGCCTTTCCGACGTCACCTTCCCCAAGAAGAAGGGGGACGTGAAGGTCACCGCGCACTGGACCCGCCGCGCCGAGTACCGCATCGAGCCGCAGATGCACGTGCTCGTCGGGGACGGCTCGGAGGTCCGCGCCGGGCAGAAGGTCGTCGGCGCGATCGACAAGGAAGAAGAGGTCATCGCGGAAGCCGACGGCGTGATCACCCTGCACGCCCCCGCTAGCATCATCGTCTCCAAGGCGAAGGTGTACGCCTACCAGGACGAGCCCCTCGTCGTGAACGGCGACCGGGTGGAGCCCGGCGATGAGCTGGCCGACTCCGGCAACCTGCGGAGCGAGATCAGCGGGCGCATCGAGATCGACCTCGTGCGCAAGCAGGTGCGGGTCATCGAGTCCTACGACTTCGAGGCCAAGATGGGCGCCGAGGCCGTCAAGGAGCTGCTCGACGACCTCGACCTCGACCAGCTTGAGGCCGAACTCGGCGAGGCGATGAAGGACAACAGCCGTCACAAGCGGGCCAAGGCCCGCAAGCGGCTGGAAGTCACCCGCGCATTCAAGCGCAGCGGCAACCACCCCTCGTGGATGGTGCTGGAGACGGTGCCGGTTATGCCGCCCGACCTCCGGCCGATGGTGCAGGTGGACGGTGGGCGCTTCGCCACCTCCGACCTCAACGACCTGTACCGCCGCCTGATCAACCGCAACAACCGCCTCAAGAAGCTGATGAGCCAGGGGGCGCCCGACATGATCATCCGCAACGAGAAGCGGATGCTTCAGGAAGCGGTAGACGCGCTGATCGACAACGGACGGCGCGGCTCTCCCGTCACCAACCCCGGCTCGGACCGCAGCCTGCGCTCGCTGACCGACCTGCTGGGCGGCAAGCAGGGCCGCTTCCGGCAGAACCTGCTGGGCAAGCGCGTGGACTACTCGGGCCGCTCGGTGATCGTGGTCGGGCCGCAGCTCAAGCTGCACCAGTGCGGGGTGCCCAAGCGCATGGCGCTGGAACTCTTCAAGCCCTTCCTCTTCAAGGTGCTGGAGGAAAAGGGCGAGGTCACCAACATCAAGCAGGCCCGCAAGATGCTGGAGCGCTACCGCGACACCCGCGACTCTGTCTGGGACGCGCTGGAAGAGGTCATCGAGGACAAGGTCGTGCTGCTCAACCGCGCCCCGACCCTGCACCGCCTCGGCATCCAGGCGTTCGAGCCGGTGCTGGTGGAAGGCCAGTCCATCCAGCTTCACCCGCTGGTCTGTGAGGCCTTCAACGCCGACTTCGACGGCGACCAGATGGCGATTCACGTGCCGCTGTCGGCCTACGCGCAGGCGGAAGCCCGTATCCAGATGCTCTCGGCGCACAACCTGCTCTCGCCCGCGAACGGCGAGCCCAACGTCAAGCCCAGCCGCGACATCATTCTCGGCATCTTCACGCTGACGCAACTCCGGCGCGACAACCTCGGCGCGGGCACGGAGTTCGGCAGCGAGCAGGACGCCCTGAGTGCGCTCAACGAGGGCCGGGTCGCGCTGAACACGCCGATCACGGTGAATGGGCAGGAAACCAGTCCCGGCCGCCTGAAGTACGTCTTCTCCAACCCCGACGAGGCGATCATGGCCGTCGAGCGCGGCGAGATCGACCACCAGGACCACGTGCGGATCATGCTGAACGGCACCCTGCACGAGACCTCGGCCGGGCGCGTGATGTTCCGCCGCCTGGTGCAGGAGGCGCTGGGGGCGCAGGCGCACCTCGTGGACACGCTGGTGAACCTGGAGACGGCCTACGAGAAGGACCACCTCAAGGACATGGTGATGGCCTGCTACAAGGAGCTGGGCGTGGAGGCCACCGCCGGGCTGCTGGACGCCTTGAAGGACAGCGGCTTCAAGCTGTCCACGACCTCGGGCATCACCATCGGCATCGACGACATCGTGCTGCCGCCCAACAAGGCGGAGCTGCTGGCCGAGGCGGACGGCAAGCTGCGCGAGATCGAGCAGAACTACGAGTTCGGCTTCATGACCGAAGAGGAGCGCTACAAGCAGGTCGTGCAGCTGTGGAACGACACCACCGACGAGGTGAAGAACGCGGTCTTCGAGAACTTCTCGCAGAATTACCCCTTCAACCCCCTCTGGATCATGTCGCAGTCGGGTGCTCGCGGGAACCCGCAGCAGATTCGCCAGCTCGCGGGGATGCGCGGTCTGATGGCCCGCCCCGACGGCTCGACCATCGAGGTGCCCATCAAGGCGTCCTTCCGCGAGGGCCTGACGGTGCTGGAGTACTTCATCTCCACCCACGGCGCCCGTAAGGGGGGTGCGGACACGGCGCTCCGTACCGCTGACTCGGGGTACCTCACCCGCAAGCTGGTCGACGTGGCCCACGAGGTCGTCGTGCGCGACGTGGACTGCGGCACCACCGACTACACGGTCATGCCCCTGGGCGCGACCGACGAGCGGACGGGCGAATGGCGTTCGCGCAAGGGCAGCGAGATCGAGACCTCAATCTATGGCCGCACGCTGACCGCTGACGTGGACCTCTCGGATGGCCGCGTGATCGAGGCGGGCGCGATGCTCAGCCTGGAGGACGTGAAGGCGATCACCCGCGACGCCAAGGCGCTGGGCGAGGTGTTTGTCCGCACCCCGCTGAACTGCCGCGTGAAGGCGGGCGTGTGCCAGAAGTGCTACGGCTACGACCTGTCGCAGGCCAAGCCCGTCAGCATGGGCGAAGCGGTCGGCGTGGTGGCCGCCGAGTCCATCGGCGAACCCGGCACGCAGCTCACCATGCGCACCTTCCACACCGGCGGCGTGGCGGGTGGCGGCGACATCACGATGGGTCTGCCCCGCGTGATCGAGCTGTTCGAGGCCCGCAAGCCCAAGACCCAGGCCGTGGTCGCCGACCGTGACGGCGTGGTCCGCATTGAGGAGGAGGAGGAACGGTACCTCGTCCGCATCGAGGCGGAAGACGAGCAGTACTCCTCCAAGACCGCGACCAAGATCAGCAAGGGCCTGCGCCTGATCGTGCGCGACGGCGACCGGGTGGAAGCCGGGCAGCCGCTCACGCGCGGGGCGATCAACCCGCACGACCTGCTGCTGTACAAGGACACCGACGCGGCCCAGCGCTACCTCGTGGAAGAAGTGCAGCGCGTGTACCGCTCGCAGGGCGTGAAGGTCCACGACAAGCACATCGAAGTCATCGTGCGGCAGATGCTGCGCTACGTGGAGATCACCGAGGGCGGCGACACCGACCTGCTCGAAGGCCAGACCGTGGAGCGCTGGGAGGTCGATCAGGCCAACGAGGCCCTTGCCGACGGCCAGACGCCCGCGAGCTGGAAGCCGGTGCTGCTGGGCATCACCAAGAGCAGCCTGACCACCAAGTCGTGGCTCTCGGCGGCGAGCTTCCAGCACACGACGCACGTGCTGACCGAGGCCTCCATGCGCGGCCAGGTCGACGAGCTGATCGGCCTCAAGGAAAACGTCATCCTGGGCAAGCTGATTCCGGCGGGCACGGGCCTGACCACCGTCCGCGAGATGCAGGTCGCCGACGACCGCACGCTGGAAAAGTACGGCGAGGCGGGCAGCAGCACCGACTCGGTGACGGGCACGGGCCGCTACGACGACACCCGCCCCGGCAGCGTGACCAACACCCCCAGCTACGGCGACTGA
- a CDS encoding DUF2721 domain-containing protein: MAEPTLGALTAMITPAVLISGAGTLLLSTSNRLGRSTDRVRVLTARFKVLVGEEGQREPLAREEKQMIVRQLPRLSRRTRYLQRAMRAFYVAVALLVGTSLLIGVGELSGLATRAAPVLLALLGAGSLAYGALLLSFEATLSGITTREEMGFLVRLGEHYATLYQDETDRIREE, from the coding sequence ATGGCCGAACCCACCCTCGGCGCCCTGACCGCCATGATCACGCCCGCCGTGCTGATCTCGGGTGCGGGCACCCTGCTGCTCAGCACCAGCAACCGCCTCGGCCGCAGCACCGACCGGGTGCGGGTGCTGACCGCCCGCTTCAAGGTCCTGGTGGGCGAGGAAGGCCAGCGCGAGCCCCTCGCCCGCGAGGAAAAGCAGATGATCGTGCGTCAGCTTCCGCGCCTGTCCCGCCGCACCCGCTACCTCCAGCGAGCGATGCGGGCCTTTTACGTGGCGGTCGCGCTGCTGGTGGGGACCAGCCTGCTGATCGGCGTGGGCGAACTCTCGGGGCTGGCGACCAGGGCGGCCCCGGTGCTGCTCGCCCTGCTGGGGGCCGGGAGCCTCGCCTACGGAGCGCTTCTGCTGAGTTTCGAGGCCACCCTCAGCGGCATCACCACCCGCGAGGAGATGGGATTTCTGGTGCGGCTGGGCGAGCATTACGCGACCTTGTATCAGGACGAAACCGACCGCATCCGGGAGGAGTAG
- a CDS encoding NUDIX domain-containing protein, with translation MSTAPQLHLLARAVIENDGHVLLAQAQGHAHTFLPGGHVEPGEGLRTCLARELAEEMGLHVEIGAYLGVIEQGWQDGSWGRHHELNHLFAAASPGLTRLQAVMSREPHLTFAWVPVSELEDRALMPSPVRLWLAGKERGGNFFASTLEQG, from the coding sequence ATGTCCACTGCCCCCCAGCTCCATCTCCTCGCCCGCGCCGTCATTGAGAACGACGGGCATGTGCTGCTCGCCCAGGCCCAGGGCCACGCGCACACCTTCCTGCCGGGCGGCCATGTCGAACCGGGGGAAGGGTTGCGGACCTGCCTCGCGCGGGAGCTGGCCGAGGAGATGGGCCTTCATGTGGAGATCGGCGCGTATCTGGGCGTCATTGAGCAGGGGTGGCAGGATGGGTCCTGGGGCCGCCATCACGAACTGAACCACCTCTTCGCGGCGGCGAGTCCGGGCCTGACGCGGCTTCAGGCCGTCATGTCCAGAGAGCCGCACCTGACCTTCGCCTGGGTCCCGGTGAGCGAACTGGAGGACCGGGCGCTGATGCCGTCGCCCGTGCGCTTGTGGCTGGCGGGAAAAGAACGGGGGGGCAACTTCTTTGCCTCCACTCTGGAACAGGGCTGA
- the rlmN gene encoding 23S rRNA (adenine(2503)-C(2))-methyltransferase RlmN, producing MQLLLDLHPDEYPLEGFRRRQLLEWVFVQGVGEFEAMTNLPAPLRSDLAARFRLNPFREIETVRSHDGSAKYLFTLLDGRQMEAVYMPYLDRKTVCVSTMVGCPARCAFCATGAMGFGRNLTPGEIVGQVLAVAGGEGLEPREIRNLVFMGMGEAMLNYDHTMKAARILLHPQALGMSKRRVTLSTVGIAKGIRRLAEEDDLGLKLAISLHAPDEETRQKIIPTGAANSIEEIMAAARDYQAVTGRRVTLEYTMLRGINDHLWQAELLAERLRGLVSHVNLIPMNPWDGSGFESSTEEQIQAFYDALEERGVDVSVRRSRGKDAGAACGQLALRRPGAATGAPA from the coding sequence ATGCAGCTTCTCCTCGACCTTCACCCCGACGAATACCCGCTGGAGGGCTTCCGGCGGCGGCAACTGCTGGAGTGGGTGTTCGTGCAGGGCGTGGGCGAGTTTGAGGCGATGACCAACCTGCCCGCCCCCCTGCGCTCGGACCTCGCCGCCCGCTTCCGGCTCAACCCCTTCCGCGAAATTGAGACGGTCCGCAGCCACGACGGTTCGGCCAAGTACCTGTTCACGCTGCTGGACGGGCGGCAGATGGAAGCGGTGTACATGCCCTATCTCGACCGCAAGACGGTCTGCGTGTCCACGATGGTGGGCTGCCCGGCCCGCTGCGCCTTTTGCGCGACGGGGGCGATGGGCTTCGGGCGCAACCTGACCCCCGGCGAGATCGTGGGCCAGGTGCTCGCCGTGGCGGGGGGCGAGGGGCTGGAGCCGCGCGAGATTCGCAACCTCGTCTTCATGGGCATGGGCGAGGCGATGCTGAACTACGACCACACCATGAAAGCGGCCCGCATCCTGCTGCACCCGCAGGCACTGGGCATGAGCAAGCGCCGGGTGACCCTCTCAACCGTGGGCATCGCCAAGGGCATCCGGCGGCTGGCCGAGGAAGACGACCTCGGCCTCAAGCTGGCGATCAGCCTGCACGCCCCCGACGAGGAAACCCGGCAGAAGATCATCCCGACCGGGGCCGCCAACTCCATCGAGGAGATCATGGCCGCCGCCCGCGACTACCAGGCCGTGACCGGGCGCCGGGTGACGCTGGAATACACCATGCTGCGCGGCATCAACGATCACCTCTGGCAGGCCGAACTGCTCGCCGAGCGCCTGCGCGGGCTGGTGAGCCACGTCAACCTGATCCCGATGAATCCCTGGGACGGCTCGGGCTTCGAGTCGAGCACCGAGGAGCAGATTCAGGCCTTTTATGACGCGCTGGAGGAACGCGGTGTGGATGTCAGCGTGCGGCGCTCACGCGGGAAGGATGCGGGAGCGGCGTGCGGCCAGCTCGCGCTGCGGCGGCCTGGGGCGGCGACGGGCGCTCCGGCCTGA